The DNA segment ATATCGGTAGAGCTGGCAAAAACTGTCCTGCCGCGTGGTGTTGGCGAGCTGGTTCAGCATGTAGAGGGTGGCGATGATGCCGGCCGCAGTGCCGCCGACGTGCACGGTGCATTGCGCGCCCTGGCAAACAAGGTCGTAGGTATCGATGCCGCTGGGCGCCATGAAAAAGCCGCCGTTGCTGAGCTCGAAATAGTTCCAGTAGGCGCCGCGGTAGTTCGGGCAGAGCTTGCCCATCCAGCCATAAACAAGACCTTCCGCGCGGAGCATGTAACGCATGCCGAAATACTTGGGGAGCATCTCTAGGCGCTTCTTCTCCCCCTCAACCAGCGTTGCGGTGATCGAGTCGAACTGTGCGGCGGCTTGGTTGTGCATGGTGTTTCCTGGCCCCTGACGATCCCCGAGGCGCGGGCGTGGCTGCAAACTCAGCCGACATGGCTATTATACATATCCTGTCACGCTTGGCAACACTTTGGATTATCTTTTTATAATCAAGCGCGCTACAGGTTGAGGAAGTCCTCGACATAGTAGGCCTGGCTCTGGCCTTCCTCGTCGTAGTACGGACACGGCCGGTAGTACCAAGGCGGCGGCCCGCCCATTTCATGCCGGCATGCCTGCTCATCGATGACGTTTTGAAAGTCCGCATAGTGCGACGCGAAGTCACGGAAAGGATCACCAAACGCCTGAATGTGCTGCATGAATTTCTCGAGCCCGCTGGGCGAAAGTTTCCGCTCAATGGTCATCACCTGTTATCTCCGTCTGCTTCGCTCCGTCGAGTCGCGACGTATATAACGACCGCCGCGCCCGTACCTTGAAACTCCCCCTGATAAACCTGGCTCCATTCGGATGCCCAGCCGGGGAGAAGATCCACGCCGCGCAGTGACGCCGGCACCACCGCACACAACCGCCCGCCAGGCTTCACCAAGCCCGCCGCGGCCAACACGTGATCCCTTGCCCGCCCTTCGCTAAACGGGGGGTTCATGAGCACACGCGAGAACGTTGGCCCACGCCCCGCAGACCACGCCAGGAAATCCGCATTCACCACCGCAAAACCCTTGCCTTTGAGCACTGCGCAGTGGAGCCCGGACACCTCAACGCATACGGTGCGGTCCTTCGGTAGCAGATCCGCGATCCCGCCTTGGCCTGCGCTCGGCTCGAGGCAACTGCACGTGTCATCGAGCTCGGCGCGGCGCACTAGCTCCTTAGCGATCAACCGCGGTGTCGGGTAGAACTGGTGTGACTGGCGCTCGGGTAGGCACCCGGTCAGGAGCACATGCTTGATAGCCTCGCTTGCGTCATAGTCGAACCTGGCCGTCCAGTCATTCACGTACACGCCTCCCAACGCTTCCAGCACCTCGCGCAACTGCTGCGCGCTTGCTTTGCTTTCTTTGCACTCGAGGTAGGGCAAGGTGAGTTCATGGCCGTCGCCTGTTTTGCCCTTGCATCCGTCGAGCAAGCGAAGCACCGCGAACGGGAGTGGGGTTTGTATCAGGTCGTATTTCTTGGATGGCTTCTTAGGCGCCGTGCGCTGGCCGCGCGGGATCGCCTGGGGGTACAGGTGCGCAAGCACAGCATTGAGGCGCCATGCCATGTCGGGATGCACTTCGATATGCGCCGTGCCGACTTTGTAGACGCGGATGCGCAGCGCGCCGCCGTCGATGGGGTGCCACTTCCCCGGCACCTCCTGACACAGCTTTAGAACGCAGTTGGATGCGTCGTGGCGCGGCTCATCTCGACCCATGAACTTCGCAATGACTTTGCGAAGATCGTTGATATACCCGGCCTTGGTCGTGTTCAAAAAGCCGTAGTCGTCAATGACGCCGGCAACGATCATGCGCGTGTTGAAGCCCGAGCGCAGATTGGTGACGTGGGTGCGCGATAGCGTGCGGAAAATGCCGTCTACGCGCTCAGCGAAGAATTGCGCCCTCGAGGAAAGGAGCGAGGCGATCGTAGGGCGGACAGCATCGAGGTTGTAATCGGGCGTCGTATTCGTGCGAATGGCCTTGTCCCATTCATCGCGACGTGACTGCGGCATGCAGTCGTAGACGTCGGTGAGGGCGAGCGTGCGTTGCCAATACTCGCTATTGAGCGCGGCGATCGCCTTTTTCTCACTAAAAAGCCTGTCCACGTCGGGACGGCCGTGAGAAAAATCGTAGGCCTTGAGGAAGAACGACACCGCGCCCGATTCACGGTGGATCTCGCGCGCAAGGTGCTGGATGCGATGGCGAGTGTAGGCGTAGGCCTCAAACAACCCGCCCAAAACGCCGCGGTCGGAAAACAGCCGGTCAGAGGCTTCGTTGTCGAGCAATGCCGACAAGGGGCCGGCAGGCAGAGAGAGTGCTGTCGTCATGTCTTGGCTTAGCCCCTGATTATCTCCGAGGCGCGAGCGGCCGAGAGGTCGGCCCATTAACTAATGGTATACATATCCTGTCATCTTCGCAAGCAATAAAAAACCCCTCGGGGGGAGGGGTTTCCTTTGAGGCTGCGTTGGGGTGATTAACGCGATCACTCAAAGCTCGCGCGCCAAGCCTGGTTTGCTACTGGATCAGCATATCGTCTTCGGTAACGCCGCGATCGAGCGCGTCACGGTACCACGCGGGCTGTTTACCGCGGCCGGTCCATGTCTCCTTGGGATTGGCCGGATTGCGGTACTTCTGAGCGACCGACGTGCCTTTAGAGGGATGCGACCGACGCCCGGACGAACGCGCGCCCGCCATTACTTCGTCTAGCGTGAATCCGTGCTTGGCAAGTAGGGCGTTAATTTCTTCGCGCACCGCCGCGCGGGCCTGCTCTCTCAGTTCTTGCGCTCGCTTCTCGGCATCCCCGATTACATCGAGGACTTCCGTATAGCTCAGCTTCGAGAGGTCAACTTTTCCCATGAAATCACGGCCGGTAAGTGGATTTGCGAACGCAATATAATCGAAAACTCTCATGATAACTATTGTGCCCTTCCATGAATGCGGTCGATTAGATGGGATAATCGTTTGCCGTCAATAAGTTCGATTGGTTTGCCATCGGCAAATGCCCTGGCCTCCCTGGTGAAGCCGCCCGAAGTCACGACGGCGATCGCGTGGGCTTGGTGATGCACCATGAGGCCAAACATTTCCCGCACCTGGGGCGCTCCAACACTCTTAGCGCGCCAGTGCTTGCATTGAACGAGGGTGAGCTCCCCACGCTTGCGGAGCCGAAGATCCACGCCGCCATCGGCGCCGCCGAGGCCGGTTTCTTCAACGCGATAGCCCCACTGCCGGAAAACCTCGCCCACAAGCCGCTCGAAGTCCTCCCAACCGAGACTTTGCACGGTCGCAAGGCTCGACTGCTTGGCAAGGAGCCGGCGCCGCCGCCGTTCTTGCCAGTAGCTCTGGGCGCCGCGCAGCCAGCAATAGGCGCACGCCAGCGGCCCGGCCAGGCCCAACGCTGCGGACACCACGGGTGAGCCGTAGGGATTGACGTGGACCGCCCTGGGAAGCGCAACAGCGAGCACGAGGTACAGGGCGGCGCCGATAACAAAGTACCAGTGCCACTCGAGCGCCTGGCCGCGCGAGGCGCGTTGACGGGTAGGGCGCCTCGGCATGCGTGCCCTCACCGGGACGTGCGGCGGTTAGCAAACCATGCTGCCGCGACCACCGCGGCGCAGATGGCAAGCGTCGCGAGGACGCTATGGCCTCGAACAAGCGCGCCGATCGCGCGGTATACCGCCGATCGCGCGGCGGCGTTGATGAGCATGTCTACAAAGGAATGGCCGCGCATGCGTGGCTTCGGTCCTTACGGGCGTGCAAGGGTCATGGCTGCGTCCTCTCCGATGAGGCGCGCGTAGCCGGTCGTAGGTGGTTCGCGCACCTCGGGCATCGGCTTGCGAGATTGCCGCAGTGGACGATGGCGAACTCGGTGCCGACCACCCAGCACGACGGAGTAATGTGCCGTGTTGGTGATCCCGCCGACCGGCCATTGCCAACGGGTCGTGTAGGCACGGCTCGTGTGGAGCATCCGCTCGAGAATATCGACGCGGCTGCGCGGGAAGGGGAAGCCCATTTCCTCCCAATAGCTCGTGAAGACAGTGCGACCACAGCCGCGGTAGCGCATCGGCTCAGGCTTCGCCTGAACCATCAAAATCTCGTCGCGATACAGCATGTGCATGCTTCCTTGCGTTACCTGGCGGACCAATCGGGAATAGCGGAGATGAGTTTGGTGTCCTGCACCCAGCCCAATGCAGCGCCACACTTGAGCTGCGCATCTACGATCAGGTCGTGGATCATGCGCATCTGTATGGGCTTGTTCTCGTACCAACCAAGCAGCTTATGCAGCTCGTGAATCGTGTACGAAATGAAAAGCGCGGCATTCACCGCACCCACAAACCCCTGGGCGGGATCGGTGGGGTTCCAGCCCGATAGGTCGCGAAGCCTGCTGATGCACTGACCGGCTTGGATCAGTTTGTCCTCAAGTGCATTCAGCTCAGCACGGAGCTGATCCCAATCGCCAGCGCCGTTGCCGTTAAGCGCGCGAATGGTTTCGATGCTGCCAAAAGCTTTCGGTGTAGTGGTGGCGTTGCTCATGCTTCGTAGATCCTTCTTGCAAGTGCGAGGCAAACTGAAAGGGCGCGAAGCAAATGCCTCGCGCCCGTGGTGTTAGAAACGGTAGCTGACGCCAAACGCCAGAACGGGATAACCGCCGAGCACCTTGACGTCGTGATTGATCGAGTCCTCCTGCGCCTTCACGTCGCCGGGCGGCACCTGGGCGGCCAGGCCCGACGAAAGCGTGATGCGCGTGGTCGGGTTGCCAAACTGCAAGCCGATATCGCCGTACACACCCCAGCCCGCATGCGACGGCGCGTGGCCCCAACCGATGCCGAGATAGGGCACGTTCTTCGGGAACTTGATATTGACCTTGGCCGACTCGCCGGCAAGCGGATACTTGACGTGGTTGATCGTGACGGTGCCGGTACCGCCATCGGCTTCGCCGTCGAAATGGTTGTTCGTGTTCACGTAGCCGGCGGTGACGCGAAAAGTGCCGGCAAACGGGAACCAATCGCCGTAGACACCGACGTTCTGCAAGTGCAGTCGGCCCTTGTACTGCGAGCCGCTGTTGTCGTAGGTGCCGCTGTAGCCGAGGCCGGCGTATTCGCCGCGCACGGCGAAACGATCATTGATCCCGTAGCTGTAGCCGCCGCCGACGCCAGTCGTGCCCACGCCGAGATAGACCTCATTGCTCGCGGCCGTGGCAGCGGAAGCAGCGGTGAGTGCAACGATCGAGGCCAGGGCGAGGGTGA comes from the Dyella sp. BiH032 genome and includes:
- a CDS encoding DUF4942 domain-containing protein — its product is MTTALSLPAGPLSALLDNEASDRLFSDRGVLGGLFEAYAYTRHRIQHLAREIHRESGAVSFFLKAYDFSHGRPDVDRLFSEKKAIAALNSEYWQRTLALTDVYDCMPQSRRDEWDKAIRTNTTPDYNLDAVRPTIASLLSSRAQFFAERVDGIFRTLSRTHVTNLRSGFNTRMIVAGVIDDYGFLNTTKAGYINDLRKVIAKFMGRDEPRHDASNCVLKLCQEVPGKWHPIDGGALRIRVYKVGTAHIEVHPDMAWRLNAVLAHLYPQAIPRGQRTAPKKPSKKYDLIQTPLPFAVLRLLDGCKGKTGDGHELTLPYLECKESKASAQQLREVLEALGGVYVNDWTARFDYDASEAIKHVLLTGCLPERQSHQFYPTPRLIAKELVRRAELDDTCSCLEPSAGQGGIADLLPKDRTVCVEVSGLHCAVLKGKGFAVVNADFLAWSAGRGPTFSRVLMNPPFSEGRARDHVLAAAGLVKPGGRLCAVVPASLRGVDLLPGWASEWSQVYQGEFQGTGAAVVIYVATRRSEADGDNR
- a CDS encoding H-NS histone family protein, with the protein product MRVFDYIAFANPLTGRDFMGKVDLSKLSYTEVLDVIGDAEKRAQELREQARAAVREEINALLAKHGFTLDEVMAGARSSGRRSHPSKGTSVAQKYRNPANPKETWTGRGKQPAWYRDALDRGVTEDDMLIQ
- a CDS encoding restriction endonuclease, which produces MPRRPTRQRASRGQALEWHWYFVIGAALYLVLAVALPRAVHVNPYGSPVVSAALGLAGPLACAYCWLRGAQSYWQERRRRRLLAKQSSLATVQSLGWEDFERLVGEVFRQWGYRVEETGLGGADGGVDLRLRKRGELTLVQCKHWRAKSVGAPQVREMFGLMVHHQAHAIAVVTSGGFTREARAFADGKPIELIDGKRLSHLIDRIHGRAQ
- a CDS encoding antirestriction protein; this translates as MHNQAAAQFDSITATLVEGEKKRLEMLPKYFGMRYMLRAEGLVYGWMGKLCPNYRGAYWNYFELSNGGFFMAPSGIDTYDLVCQGAQCTVHVGGTAAGIIATLYMLNQLANTTRQDSFCQLYRYLLEYAREHAEWKQIRTAID